A genomic region of Bdellovibrionales bacterium contains the following coding sequences:
- a CDS encoding tetratricopeptide repeat protein, giving the protein MRDLGTNLFLALLASAFASSCAVMVRRGQQEGILRESNLTNLNPAPKAFDPPDHQEGDAPNIDSAYLQSQSDYHFTLGESYGLEGNSERAIEEFKITLAYDPNSVMVRLRLSIEYVRQGLLSEAIEQAEIGVKLDPQSTEGRLLLGGLYSSLKMYEESLNQYRAILLFDKGNIDARIYIGAILAEQKKYEEAIAQFEGISPYFEKSEKYKAHYYVGRIRTEQGGKKNLNLAEKAFSSALSLNPSDVESVLALSKVYEQQGKANPSLKLLESYQEKFGPNQRVAQQLSTLYLDQEQYDAAAKQLEFIEGFEPDDLSVKFRLGLLYVEKKNYLAAVEKFQRLLEIDPQADRPRFYLGAVLEELKRYDEAIEHFRQIPASSGFYSDAVIHAAYLSKVVGKFDAAIGIIESALQQRDDLPQFYAFYASLLDDKKAYEKAISMLTGAVAKFPQHTQLLFFLGSMQDRVGNTKQTIEAMRRVIEIDTNHVQALNYLAYTFAELNQNLEEAESLARKALGFEPKDGYVLDTLGWVLFKQGKVTEAIPLLEAAHKAKSTESIIAEHLGDAYYKYELVEKARRMYQKAVEIEIDGNKIEKIRKKIAGIDNKLESPNVEIRQPASVLDSK; this is encoded by the coding sequence ATGAGGGATTTGGGCACAAACCTATTTTTGGCGCTGCTGGCGAGTGCCTTTGCTTCGTCCTGCGCAGTTATGGTTCGTCGAGGCCAACAAGAGGGGATTTTAAGGGAATCAAATCTTACTAATCTTAATCCAGCTCCAAAAGCCTTTGATCCTCCAGACCACCAGGAGGGAGATGCCCCTAATATCGACAGCGCCTATTTGCAAAGCCAATCAGATTACCACTTTACTCTGGGCGAGTCCTATGGCCTCGAAGGAAATTCAGAGCGAGCCATTGAGGAATTTAAGATCACTCTGGCCTATGATCCCAATTCCGTTATGGTGAGACTTCGATTGTCGATTGAATATGTTCGACAGGGATTGCTCAGTGAAGCGATTGAGCAAGCCGAGATAGGTGTCAAACTTGACCCTCAGTCAACTGAGGGGAGGCTGCTGCTTGGAGGGCTCTACTCGTCACTCAAAATGTATGAGGAATCCCTGAATCAATATCGTGCAATTCTACTTTTCGACAAAGGGAATATCGATGCCAGAATCTATATTGGGGCTATTCTCGCTGAGCAAAAAAAATACGAAGAGGCCATTGCTCAATTCGAGGGCATTTCTCCTTATTTTGAGAAGTCTGAGAAATATAAGGCTCACTATTACGTTGGCAGGATAAGGACAGAACAGGGTGGGAAAAAAAATCTGAATCTTGCGGAAAAGGCATTCTCCAGCGCATTGAGCCTAAATCCTTCTGACGTGGAGTCAGTCCTAGCTCTGTCCAAGGTGTATGAGCAGCAAGGGAAAGCCAATCCTTCGCTAAAGCTACTTGAGTCCTATCAGGAAAAATTCGGTCCAAATCAACGTGTGGCTCAACAATTGTCGACTTTATATTTAGACCAAGAACAGTACGATGCTGCAGCCAAACAGTTGGAATTCATTGAAGGATTTGAGCCAGATGACTTATCAGTGAAATTTAGACTTGGCCTTTTGTATGTTGAAAAAAAGAATTATTTAGCGGCCGTAGAAAAGTTCCAGAGACTGCTCGAAATCGATCCTCAAGCAGATAGGCCGCGCTTCTATTTAGGAGCTGTTTTAGAGGAGCTGAAGCGTTACGACGAAGCTATTGAACATTTTCGTCAGATTCCCGCCAGCAGTGGTTTCTATTCAGATGCTGTCATACATGCTGCTTACCTGAGTAAAGTGGTTGGAAAATTTGACGCGGCGATAGGTATTATAGAATCCGCCCTTCAGCAGAGAGACGATCTGCCCCAATTCTACGCCTTTTATGCTTCGCTGCTTGATGATAAAAAAGCTTACGAAAAAGCTATTTCTATGCTGACGGGAGCTGTTGCCAAGTTCCCTCAGCACACGCAACTTCTGTTTTTCTTAGGCTCAATGCAGGATCGTGTGGGAAATACAAAGCAAACGATAGAGGCAATGCGAAGAGTGATCGAAATTGATACCAATCATGTCCAGGCTCTCAATTACCTTGCCTACACATTCGCTGAGCTCAATCAGAATTTAGAGGAAGCCGAGTCATTGGCACGCAAGGCACTTGGTTTTGAACCCAAGGACGGATATGTCCTTGATACGCTGGGTTGGGTTTTGTTTAAGCAAGGAAAAGTAACAGAGGCGATACCTCTGCTTGAAGCGGCACATAAAGCCAAATCAACAGAAAGCATTATTGCCGAGCACCTTGGAGACGCTTATTATAAATACGAGCTTGTTGAAAAGGCTCGCAGGATGTATCAAAAAGCTGTCGAGATTGAGATAGATGGTAACAAGATCGAGAAGATTCGGAAGAAAATTGCTGGAATTGATAATAAATTGGAATCGCCAAATGTTGAGATTCGCCAACCAGCGTCCGTTCTGGATAGCAAGTAA
- a CDS encoding polyhydroxyalkanoate synthesis regulator DNA-binding domain-containing protein, with product MVNQEIMANKANVRTKIIKRYQNRKLYDTQQSCYVTLDDIAKMIRNSEDVMVIDNKTKNDITAATLTQIIFEAEKKASQYAPLFTLREIIQNGNGSISAYLAKLGAFPKDYAYLQPAPAITEKVEPVEISKVSTDDIKQSLEERVATAANAATQSSVYGGNLSEITPDLPNSNKSLNN from the coding sequence CTGGTGAATCAGGAAATTATGGCTAACAAGGCAAATGTGAGAACAAAAATCATCAAACGGTACCAAAATCGTAAGCTCTATGACACGCAGCAGAGTTGCTACGTCACGCTAGACGACATCGCGAAGATGATTCGCAATAGCGAAGATGTTATGGTCATCGATAATAAAACTAAAAATGATATTACCGCAGCCACTTTAACCCAGATCATTTTTGAGGCTGAAAAGAAGGCCTCTCAGTACGCTCCGCTATTTACTCTGCGTGAGATCATCCAAAATGGAAATGGCAGTATTTCTGCCTATCTCGCAAAATTGGGAGCTTTTCCAAAGGATTATGCGTACTTACAGCCTGCTCCGGCGATCACCGAAAAAGTCGAGCCTGTGGAAATCAGCAAGGTCTCTACCGACGATATCAAGCAGTCTTTGGAAGAGAGAGTGGCCACCGCAGCAAATGCTGCCACTCAAAGTAGTGTTTATGGTGGCAACTTGAGTGAAATCACCCCTGATCTTCCAAACTCCAACAAAAGTCTCAACAATTAA
- the lpoB gene encoding penicillin-binding protein activator LpoB codes for MNRKSYSLVALLAFFILSSCGPKAFVKGEYDEDVNRTNLLNDQWSESDMQNAVRDLVSSATSHYSISSAKRPPVVMVTQLQNKTSEHIDTQSIMDMVRVELSRGGRVAFVDKEAREDIKDEYEYQDSGMVNRETKKSAGGQIGADFIINGRLDSIVQQAGKDKSVYYKITLNMTNLKSGIIVWSDYKQIRKVFQKRRVGM; via the coding sequence ATGAACCGGAAATCCTATTCACTCGTTGCTCTCTTGGCATTTTTTATTCTTAGTTCTTGCGGGCCAAAAGCCTTTGTTAAAGGCGAATACGATGAGGATGTGAATCGAACTAACTTACTCAACGACCAGTGGTCAGAATCAGATATGCAGAATGCGGTTCGCGACTTGGTGTCTAGCGCGACAAGTCATTACTCTATATCTAGCGCTAAGCGCCCGCCCGTCGTGATGGTCACTCAACTTCAGAACAAGACGAGCGAGCACATTGACACTCAGAGCATTATGGATATGGTCCGAGTGGAGCTCTCTCGGGGTGGTCGCGTTGCTTTTGTCGACAAAGAAGCGCGGGAGGATATAAAGGACGAGTACGAGTATCAGGACTCAGGAATGGTGAATCGAGAGACCAAAAAATCGGCTGGTGGCCAGATTGGTGCGGACTTCATTATTAATGGTCGCTTGGACTCGATTGTACAACAGGCCGGCAAGGATAAATCGGTCTATTATAAAATTACTCTCAATATGACTAATCTTAAGTCGGGAATTATAGTTTGGTCGGATTACAAACAAATTCGCAAAGTTTTCCAAAAGCGTCGCGTTGGCATGTGA
- a CDS encoding JAB domain-containing protein, which yields MEIVTSESAAQFFRSKMDFEVEEFWIVGLSSCKTIISAKCLFRGTVDSCLVHPRDIIRFSCLTNSSTVIISHNHPSGDPTPSLHDIRLTHKLQRIGRLVQIPVLDHVIVTRHSFTSFRENKWFKRSLVQ from the coding sequence ATGGAAATCGTGACCAGCGAGAGCGCTGCCCAGTTTTTTAGGTCCAAAATGGATTTTGAAGTGGAGGAATTCTGGATTGTGGGGCTCTCATCTTGCAAAACAATTATTTCGGCAAAATGTCTTTTTCGAGGCACGGTCGACTCGTGTTTGGTTCACCCTCGGGACATCATTCGATTCTCTTGTCTCACAAATTCCTCAACAGTGATTATCAGCCACAATCACCCCAGCGGCGATCCAACTCCATCCCTTCATGATATTCGTCTGACCCATAAGTTGCAGAGGATCGGACGTCTTGTACAGATCCCAGTGCTTGATCACGTCATCGTAACTCGACATAGCTTCACTAGTTTTCGAGAGAACAAATGGTTCAAACGATCTTTGGTTCAATGA
- a CDS encoding two-component sensor histidine kinase, whose translation MSAVTRKPKKSLRTLLILSFLLFSIIPLTFITGYSLVKYEQAIDQELNQRLTGNAREISVIISDFENGLLVQARRLAQSNALIFQLSKGSYSSARDLVIEAMKSHYANRLWIHDRQGRLEIALYRDGHGRIQRRHNIEGGPVELKSEFLDKVKGKDEVTLVDFRTQKDGKGRVTTQSVDLTVFLKIKNSVGRTISYLEEVISLDENFRKGIKNRLGLEIFFFENQGEEIFSSHADLRLLKAGFFRKFLAAGTSTYFDLTVQGSPYGFRIQPIRWGDSEFFVGLGASKSASRSILQNVNYAFFSVVGMIILLLVVLSIISSKILLRPLYELLEGLRKMDMNRGRIEVKGVGDTELGLLVESFNDMSQRVYQVQKDLKAKIDELESANSEIRETQARLVHSAKMASLGQLVAGVAHELNNPIGFIYSNMSHLNEYSEKLIKLIEIAQKDPQKLKGEMKRVDFNYIVEDLPKLIHSCEEGARRTRDIVLGLRSFSRLEEGQIKEADIHEGIEETLRLLTGEFKNRIKVHKKFGKIPHIVCYPSHLNQVFMNILSNAAQAIEGEGEIYIETGKLDSNRIFISIRDTGRGMAQSTVEQIFDPFFTTKSIGKGTGLGLSISYGIVQKHGGELLVESALKKGTQFKIILPRRGIQE comes from the coding sequence ATGAGTGCAGTAACGAGAAAGCCCAAGAAATCTCTACGCACGCTTCTGATTCTGTCTTTTCTTCTTTTTTCCATAATACCGCTGACTTTTATCACCGGATACTCTCTCGTCAAATATGAGCAGGCAATTGATCAAGAGCTGAATCAGCGCCTAACTGGAAATGCTCGAGAGATCAGTGTCATTATCTCTGATTTCGAAAATGGACTGCTTGTCCAAGCGCGAAGACTTGCTCAGTCCAATGCTCTTATTTTTCAACTGTCTAAAGGATCCTATTCTTCCGCCCGTGATTTGGTTATTGAAGCTATGAAAAGCCACTACGCCAATCGCTTATGGATACACGATCGGCAGGGACGCCTCGAAATTGCTTTGTACCGTGATGGACATGGAAGAATTCAAAGACGTCACAATATAGAAGGGGGGCCGGTTGAGTTAAAGAGCGAATTTCTAGACAAAGTGAAGGGTAAGGATGAGGTAACCCTGGTTGATTTTCGGACACAAAAGGATGGCAAGGGTCGAGTCACTACTCAAAGTGTAGACTTAACTGTATTTCTAAAAATTAAAAACTCAGTGGGACGGACAATTAGTTACTTAGAAGAAGTGATCAGTTTGGACGAAAATTTTCGCAAAGGAATAAAGAATCGTCTTGGCTTGGAAATTTTCTTTTTTGAGAATCAAGGGGAGGAAATCTTTTCAAGTCATGCTGATTTGCGTCTGCTAAAGGCTGGATTTTTTCGTAAATTCCTGGCTGCTGGTACGTCGACATACTTTGATCTTACGGTTCAAGGTTCTCCTTACGGATTTAGGATTCAACCCATACGTTGGGGAGACTCTGAATTCTTTGTGGGATTGGGTGCATCAAAAAGCGCTTCACGTTCCATTTTGCAAAATGTGAATTATGCTTTTTTTTCGGTCGTTGGAATGATTATTTTGTTACTTGTAGTTCTGAGTATTATTTCCTCTAAAATTTTGCTGAGACCTCTTTATGAATTGTTGGAAGGACTTCGGAAAATGGACATGAACCGAGGTCGAATCGAAGTGAAAGGCGTGGGAGATACAGAACTCGGACTATTGGTCGAGAGCTTTAATGATATGTCTCAACGTGTCTATCAAGTACAAAAGGACTTAAAGGCAAAGATCGACGAACTTGAGAGCGCCAATAGTGAGATCAGAGAAACTCAGGCTCGACTCGTGCATTCCGCAAAGATGGCAAGTCTGGGTCAGTTGGTTGCTGGAGTCGCTCATGAATTGAACAACCCCATTGGCTTCATATATAGCAATATGAGCCACCTCAATGAGTACTCTGAAAAACTCATAAAATTGATTGAGATTGCCCAGAAGGATCCCCAAAAATTAAAGGGTGAAATGAAGCGAGTTGATTTTAATTATATTGTTGAAGACCTTCCCAAACTGATTCACTCCTGTGAGGAAGGAGCGCGCCGGACAAGAGACATCGTCCTGGGGCTCAGGAGTTTTTCTCGATTGGAGGAAGGCCAAATCAAGGAGGCAGACATTCATGAGGGAATCGAAGAAACTTTGAGGCTTTTAACTGGCGAATTCAAAAATCGAATCAAGGTTCACAAGAAATTTGGAAAGATTCCCCATATTGTCTGCTATCCCAGTCATCTTAATCAGGTTTTTATGAATATTCTGTCCAATGCGGCCCAGGCCATTGAAGGTGAAGGTGAAATTTATATTGAAACAGGAAAGCTCGATTCGAACCGAATTTTTATTTCGATTCGAGACACGGGAAGGGGAATGGCGCAATCTACTGTAGAGCAGATTTTTGATCCCTTTTTTACAACCAAGTCGATAGGCAAGGGCACCGGGTTAGGACTCAGCATTTCTTACGGGATAGTTCAAAAACACGGGGGAGAACTTCTGGTGGAATCCGCATTAAAAAAGGGAACCCAGTTTAAGATCATTCTGCCTCGGCGAGGAATTCAGGAGTAA
- a CDS encoding rod shape-determining protein — MGFVDKISEYFSNDIAIDLGTANTLVYARGRGIILDEPSVVAVQKNYRGIQNRVLAVGKEAKDMLGRTPGSIVAIRPIKDGVIADFEVTQSMLKYFITKSTGTKKSLVRPRIIIAVPYGITQVEKRAVKESAHSAGAREVYLIEEPMAAAIGAGLPITEPTGNMVVDMGGGTTGVAVISLGGIVYCKSIKVAGDKFDEAIINYVRRQFNLLIGERTAEEIKIKIGNAYPFEDERILEIKGRDLVAGAPKTIEISSSQVNDALMDPLSEVVDAVRTALEKTPPELASDIVDNGIVLTGGGALLANLDVLLRERTGLPVSIAEDPLSCVVLGSGKVLDELDLLKQLTVD; from the coding sequence ATGGGATTTGTGGATAAGATTTCTGAGTATTTTTCAAACGATATAGCCATTGATTTGGGCACGGCCAACACACTTGTTTATGCAAGGGGGAGGGGGATCATTCTAGATGAGCCATCGGTCGTTGCGGTACAAAAAAACTATCGTGGAATTCAAAATCGAGTGTTGGCAGTAGGGAAGGAAGCCAAGGACATGTTGGGGAGAACGCCCGGATCCATCGTTGCAATTCGTCCCATCAAAGATGGAGTCATTGCAGATTTTGAAGTGACTCAGTCAATGCTGAAATATTTCATAACAAAATCAACGGGAACCAAGAAGAGTCTTGTTCGTCCCAGAATTATTATTGCAGTTCCATACGGCATTACCCAGGTAGAAAAACGTGCGGTCAAAGAATCGGCACATTCGGCTGGGGCCCGAGAGGTTTACCTGATTGAAGAGCCAATGGCCGCAGCAATTGGCGCGGGACTTCCCATAACTGAACCCACTGGAAATATGGTTGTCGATATGGGAGGTGGCACGACAGGAGTGGCCGTCATCTCACTCGGCGGAATTGTGTACTGCAAATCCATTAAGGTAGCCGGTGATAAATTCGATGAAGCGATAATTAACTACGTTCGTCGTCAATTTAATCTTTTGATTGGGGAGAGAACGGCAGAGGAAATTAAAATTAAGATAGGCAATGCTTATCCATTCGAGGACGAGAGAATTCTCGAAATCAAGGGTCGCGATTTAGTCGCAGGGGCTCCAAAAACGATTGAAATCTCTTCTTCTCAAGTGAACGATGCTTTGATGGATCCTTTGAGTGAAGTCGTTGATGCGGTGAGAACAGCACTAGAGAAAACGCCGCCAGAGTTAGCTTCTGACATCGTTGACAATGGAATTGTGTTGACCGGCGGCGGGGCCCTCTTAGCCAATTTGGACGTTTTACTGCGGGAGAGAACGGGCCTCCCCGTGTCAATTGCTGAGGATCCACTGTCTTGCGTGGTTTTGGGCTCAGGTAAGGTACTGGACGAACTAGATCTTCTTAAGCAGTTAACAGTGGACTAA
- a CDS encoding glycerol-3-phosphate dehydrogenase/oxidase → MQGLSFSERQKFIDEFSHEIYDLAIIGGGINGAGVARDASSRGMKVALVEAQDFASGTSSRSSKLIHGGIRYLENLEFGLVFESLRERRILMEIAPHLVHPLRFVLPLYRGGRVGMFKMGLGMWLYDTLALFEVPEMHERLNSSLTLSRVPSLKSKNLLGSYVYSDAYMDDDRLVLETLRSAAHGGARCVSYVKAVGRILDSRHFQKLICKDLESGKEIIVRAKHIVSTVGPWTDQVGEALIPKWRKIIRPSKGIHLTLARDRLPLSSAVVMAADKQSRIIFAIPRPDMVIIGTTDTDYLDDPSNVSTQRADVDYLLGVINEYFPGIKISYNDVISSYAGVRPLVDDGSSTEGKTSREHLILHDPSGITFVSGGKYTTYRHMAEQTLEIVLGTLPSEDQARYGRNCTREPLNPLISVQQYEGTWRNSLTYAGLWRIPESVGHSLILRHGLEAERLAEIYRSLPSSESPETRMWQCEAQFAIQNTMCFHLSDFILRRTPLFLAKRDHGESFIGPLLKTFSNALDWDDARRNKEVQEFQLELKRELFWKD, encoded by the coding sequence ATGCAGGGGCTTTCGTTTTCTGAAAGACAGAAGTTTATTGATGAGTTCTCTCATGAAATCTACGATTTGGCCATAATTGGCGGCGGAATCAATGGGGCTGGAGTGGCTCGCGATGCGTCTTCCAGGGGTATGAAGGTCGCTTTGGTCGAAGCACAGGACTTTGCTTCTGGTACCAGTTCACGCTCGAGTAAGCTCATCCATGGAGGAATTCGCTACTTAGAAAATCTTGAGTTTGGTTTGGTTTTTGAATCTTTGCGAGAGCGAAGAATTTTGATGGAAATAGCTCCTCATTTGGTTCACCCTCTTCGTTTTGTTTTGCCCCTTTATAGAGGTGGACGCGTTGGAATGTTCAAGATGGGCTTAGGAATGTGGCTATACGACACCTTGGCCCTTTTTGAAGTCCCAGAAATGCATGAACGTCTCAACAGCAGTCTGACTTTGAGCCGAGTTCCCTCTTTGAAATCGAAGAATCTTTTGGGCTCTTATGTTTATTCAGACGCGTACATGGATGACGATCGCTTGGTTCTTGAGACGTTGAGATCGGCTGCTCATGGGGGAGCACGTTGCGTTAGCTATGTGAAGGCAGTCGGGAGGATTTTGGATTCCCGTCACTTTCAAAAATTGATTTGTAAAGATTTGGAGAGTGGAAAGGAAATCATAGTTAGGGCAAAGCACATAGTGAGTACGGTAGGACCTTGGACAGATCAGGTGGGAGAAGCCCTGATACCAAAATGGCGAAAAATCATTCGTCCATCGAAGGGAATTCATCTGACTCTGGCGCGGGATCGCTTACCTCTATCGAGTGCTGTGGTTATGGCGGCAGATAAGCAAAGCCGTATTATCTTTGCGATTCCTCGCCCCGACATGGTGATCATTGGAACGACAGACACAGATTATTTGGATGACCCATCAAACGTAAGTACGCAGAGAGCAGATGTTGATTATCTTTTAGGAGTTATCAACGAGTATTTTCCCGGGATTAAAATTTCCTACAATGATGTGATAAGTAGTTACGCAGGAGTGAGACCTCTGGTAGATGATGGTTCAAGCACAGAAGGCAAAACCAGTCGTGAACATTTAATACTTCATGATCCATCAGGAATTACTTTTGTTTCCGGAGGTAAATACACGACATATCGTCATATGGCCGAGCAAACATTGGAAATTGTCCTTGGGACCTTGCCCTCAGAAGACCAGGCGCGGTATGGCCGCAATTGCACAAGGGAACCGCTCAATCCATTGATCTCAGTTCAACAGTATGAGGGAACATGGAGAAACTCACTGACTTATGCCGGCCTTTGGCGAATTCCAGAGTCAGTGGGTCATTCTTTGATTTTGCGACATGGCTTGGAAGCGGAGCGTTTGGCTGAAATTTATCGGAGCCTCCCGAGTTCAGAGTCGCCCGAGACAAGGATGTGGCAATGCGAGGCGCAGTTCGCCATTCAGAACACAATGTGCTTTCATTTGTCAGATTTTATTTTGAGGCGCACACCATTATTTCTTGCCAAACGCGACCATGGGGAATCCTTTATAGGTCCTCTTTTAAAGACCTTTTCGAATGCTTTGGATTGGGATGATGCTAGGCGAAACAAAGAGGTCCAGGAATTTCAACTGGAATTGAAGAGAGAACTCTTTTGGAAAGATTGA
- a CDS encoding haloacid dehalogenase-like hydrolase, which produces MNDLSVSLVGKISDAIDKAISETSGPLIAAFDADGTLWDTDMGENFFFHQIEQKLLKNLPPEPWEHYLRLKREVSPQVAYLWLAQINAGQPLKQVRKWSEECVKAHSPLPIFNGQKRLIDLLHSKDVIVYVVTASIKWSVEPAAAIYGISPDRVLGITTRIDGEGLVTTEQDGPITWREGKVEGLLKTTNGIRPFFCSGNTPGDLALLESATHVRLAMAASKGDPELFEDELRLVEIAKNRGWFYHLPVSDGPF; this is translated from the coding sequence ATGAATGATCTCTCCGTGAGTTTGGTTGGAAAGATTTCTGACGCTATAGATAAGGCCATCAGTGAAACCAGTGGTCCTTTGATTGCTGCCTTTGATGCTGACGGGACTCTTTGGGACACAGATATGGGAGAGAATTTTTTTTTCCATCAAATTGAGCAAAAGCTCTTAAAAAATCTTCCTCCTGAGCCATGGGAGCACTATCTCAGATTAAAAAGGGAGGTCTCTCCGCAAGTCGCCTACCTATGGTTAGCTCAAATTAATGCGGGTCAGCCCCTCAAGCAGGTTCGCAAATGGAGTGAAGAGTGTGTAAAAGCTCACTCGCCTCTCCCAATCTTTAACGGACAGAAGAGGCTCATTGATCTGCTCCATTCTAAAGACGTCATAGTTTATGTTGTGACCGCAAGCATCAAGTGGTCTGTCGAACCTGCAGCAGCTATTTACGGAATTTCGCCTGACAGGGTACTTGGAATAACCACAAGAATTGACGGAGAAGGTCTGGTCACCACAGAACAAGACGGACCTATCACGTGGAGGGAAGGAAAAGTGGAGGGACTTTTGAAAACCACAAACGGAATTCGACCCTTCTTTTGTTCTGGAAATACTCCCGGGGATCTCGCGCTTCTTGAATCAGCAACCCATGTGCGATTGGCTATGGCGGCTTCGAAGGGCGACCCAGAACTTTTTGAAGACGAGCTGCGTCTCGTTGAAATTGCTAAAAACAGGGGCTGGTTTTACCATTTGCCTGTTTCGGACGGTCCCTTTTAG
- a CDS encoding TlpA family protein disulfide reductase, which translates to MLRGILACGFAFLTVQTQALPELRMGSTAPKLRVEQWLKGPEIKEFEPGHVYVVEFWGTWCGPCVDSIPHLNELQAKYGSRLTVIGIASSEQGTREEQISGLAKFLESTEMGYAVAFDSTGWMKEKWLKASAAPGIPRAMVVNGSGTILFIGHPMDLDEPELGNPLEQIVNGTWESSADYKQYAEREKLAFEAEEKATSLLPQVQEARAAAEWKNMIRVAEEGLALNTPMADALFAKYLIEALIQDGQHEQGQSLIEARIRNNFDHVQVLANILEMIIHPAISSEKWDLKLGDEAAERAVDLTENHSDPQLREKFLKYRWILLPPVAEYYAKTNRLSLAVQLQKRALTSVDTDDTENWKKLEDQLKSYEAKAHPVECTGGVCQIPAFAASNSCVSNLKGN; encoded by the coding sequence ATGTTGAGGGGTATCCTGGCTTGCGGATTTGCGTTTTTGACTGTTCAAACCCAAGCTTTGCCTGAGTTGCGGATGGGCTCAACGGCCCCCAAATTGAGAGTAGAACAATGGCTGAAGGGACCCGAGATCAAAGAATTTGAGCCCGGCCATGTTTATGTCGTAGAATTTTGGGGAACTTGGTGTGGTCCATGTGTCGATTCAATTCCCCACTTAAATGAATTGCAAGCTAAATATGGCAGCCGTCTGACTGTCATCGGAATCGCTTCCAGCGAACAAGGTACGCGCGAAGAACAAATTTCCGGACTCGCTAAATTTTTGGAATCAACAGAGATGGGCTACGCGGTGGCCTTTGATAGCACGGGCTGGATGAAGGAAAAATGGTTAAAGGCTTCGGCCGCCCCTGGAATTCCTCGCGCCATGGTGGTCAATGGCTCGGGAACAATCTTGTTCATAGGCCATCCTATGGACCTGGATGAACCGGAGCTGGGAAACCCTCTGGAACAGATTGTGAACGGTACCTGGGAGTCCAGCGCGGACTACAAGCAATATGCGGAAAGAGAAAAGCTGGCATTTGAGGCCGAGGAAAAGGCAACGTCCTTGTTACCTCAGGTGCAAGAAGCAAGAGCGGCAGCTGAGTGGAAAAACATGATCCGGGTGGCTGAAGAGGGACTCGCACTTAACACACCTATGGCCGATGCGTTGTTTGCCAAATACCTGATAGAGGCTTTGATTCAAGATGGCCAACATGAGCAAGGCCAGAGTCTGATAGAAGCGAGGATCAGAAATAATTTTGACCACGTCCAGGTGCTGGCAAATATTTTGGAAATGATCATCCACCCCGCGATTTCATCTGAGAAATGGGACCTAAAGCTGGGAGATGAAGCGGCTGAACGAGCTGTCGATCTGACTGAAAACCATTCGGATCCCCAATTACGCGAGAAGTTTCTAAAATATCGTTGGATTCTTTTGCCGCCGGTCGCAGAATATTACGCCAAAACCAATCGGCTGAGTTTAGCTGTTCAACTTCAAAAGCGGGCCTTGACGAGCGTGGATACCGATGACACCGAAAATTGGAAAAAGCTGGAAGATCAATTGAAAAGCTATGAGGCCAAAGCTCACCCGGTTGAATGCACGGGCGGGGTCTGCCAAATTCCGGCCTTTGCTGCGAGCAATTCCTGCGTAAGTAATCTGAAAGGAAACTGA
- a CDS encoding GNAT family N-acetyltransferase, translating into MKILIQEISFREILPIWEHCLWPSRRSRIEPTSIIDHLGELSLEMGRLNPVFFWGGFRGKNNQLVAVLSAFPTSEDHFRCRGLWVHPEERGTGIGRELIFKAEQESLKLGRTVLWTMPRMAALEFYIKCGFTAGKLLSQYEFGPHVLAEKNLARN; encoded by the coding sequence ATGAAAATTCTGATACAAGAAATTTCTTTTAGAGAAATTCTTCCTATTTGGGAGCATTGTCTTTGGCCAAGTCGGAGGAGCAGAATTGAGCCGACAAGCATAATTGATCACTTGGGTGAACTCAGTTTAGAAATGGGAAGGCTAAATCCTGTTTTTTTCTGGGGCGGATTTAGGGGTAAAAATAATCAATTGGTAGCTGTGCTGAGTGCATTTCCCACTTCGGAGGATCATTTTCGGTGCAGGGGACTATGGGTTCATCCGGAGGAGAGAGGCACAGGAATTGGCAGAGAGCTGATTTTTAAAGCCGAGCAGGAGTCCTTGAAATTGGGGCGGACTGTCCTCTGGACCATGCCTCGCATGGCTGCTCTCGAGTTTTATATAAAATGCGGATTTACAGCAGGCAAGCTTCTGTCGCAGTACGAATTTGGTCCCCATGTTTTAGCCGAGAAAAATTTGGCAAGAAACTAG